From Triticum urartu cultivar G1812 chromosome 2, Tu2.1, whole genome shotgun sequence, a single genomic window includes:
- the LOC125534169 gene encoding pathogenesis-related protein 1-like, which yields MASTNSWTHEIESSVAAPRLFRAGVMDWHTLAPKLAPHIVASAHPVEGEGGIGSVRQFNFTSAMPFSIMKERLEFLDAGKCECKSTLIEGGGIGSAIETATSHIKVEPAANGRSVVKVDSTYKLLPGVEVNDEITKAKESVTAIFKAAEAYLIANPDAYN from the exons ATGGCCTCCACCAACAGCTGGACCCATGAGATCGAGTCGTCGGTCGCAGCACCGCGCCTGTTCCGCGCCGGCGTGATGGACTGGCACACTCTCGCGCCCAAGCTCGCGCCACACATCGTCGCCAGCGCTCACCCCGTGGAAGGCGAAGGTGGCATCGGCAGCGTCAGGCAGTTCAACTTCACCTCAG CCATGCCCTTTAGCATCATGAAGGAGAGGCTCGAGTTCCTGGACGCGGGCAAGTGCGAGTGCAAGTCGACCCTCATTGAGGGCGGCGGCATCGGCTCGGCCATCGAGACCGCAACGTCGCACATCAAGGTGGAGCCGGCGGCCAACGGCCGGAGCGTCGTGAAGGTGGACTCGACGTACAAGCTGCTGCCAGGCGTGGAGGTGAATGACGAGATCACCAAGGCCAAGGAGTCTGTCACGGCCATCTTCAAGGCTGCCGAGGCCTACCTCATCGCCAACCCCGACGCCTACAACTGA